The genomic stretch GCGATGCCGCCGAGCTTGCCCATGGCGACCGCGAACTTGGGGTCCACGACGCCGTCCATGGCCGAAGCGAAGAAAGGAATTTCGAATTTGCGGTCTCCCAGCTTGAAGCTGATGTCCACTTCGTCGGGATTGATGGTGAGGTCCCCGGGGACAAGGGCGATTTCGTCAAACCCGTAAGCGCGGCGGGCTTTGCGGTCGCGGCCAATAAAGACAGACATGCCTTACTCCTTTTCTAAAATGGGTTGAAGCGTGTTGACGGGAGCATGCGGTTGAATGCGGGGGAGAAGGGCCCCGAAAACTTCAGAAACGGGGCTGCAAAAAGTGCTTTTTCGAACCGAAGGTGTTTCCATTGCCGTATATTACAGAAACACTTTTTGCGTGTCAATCCCGCAGACAAGCGGATTTCGGCCGGGTTCGAGCCCGCAGTTGAGACTTGAGACGGGAAGGTTTTCGTGCTAGCTTAGGCGCCTCGAAAGGTGGCTCATGCTCGACATTTTACGGAAAAATACCAAGTCCATCATCTGGGTCGTGGTCGGCTCGTTCGTCCTCTGGGGCGCTTTCTCCGTCGGTTCCCAGTTCAGCAAGAAAGGCCGTTACGCGGGCCAGGTCTTCGGCAAGTCCGTCAGTTTCCAGGAGTTCAATTCCTTTTTCCAGGCCGCCCAGACCTTCTCGTATTCCGAAGACCGCAGCCAGGATCCGGAGGTCCTCCGTCACAAGGCCTGGCAGAACCTCATTTATTCGCGCGAGGCCAAGCGCGAGCACATCAGCGTTTCCGATGATGAAGTGCGCCAGGAGCTCCAGCAGCTGCTCGCGGTGCACGGCCTGCAGAATCCTACCCCGCAGATGTACCGCCGCTGGCTCAAGGCCACGCTGCGCCTCGAGCCCCGTCAGTTCGAAAGCCAGCTGCGCGAAATGATCCGCGTCCAGAAACTGGTCAGCCGCGTCATGCAGCAGCCGGTCAAAGAGCCTTCGGAACAGGACCTGCACGACCTATACCT from Verrucomicrobiia bacterium encodes the following:
- a CDS encoding peptidylprolyl isomerase, whose amino-acid sequence is MLDILRKNTKSIIWVVVGSFVLWGAFSVGSQFSKKGRYAGQVFGKSVSFQEFNSFFQAAQTFSYSEDRSQDPEVLRHKAWQNLIYSREAKREHISVSDDEVRQELQQLLAVHGLQNPTPQMYRRWLKATLRLEPRQFESQLREMIRVQKLVSRVMQQPVKEPSEQDLHDLYLMDEQHLTGEAVLFNTLEEAQTFQSQAVDETGWQKVVKDHSYVVVPAKNLPLTELNRLWQIPKENVLALFALPKGSVSDPLPVEGKYAVFLVQDKVAVDPSALTPEKQAETKEKALKILKKQVFFAWHLNLMQRAKLRDFAHDETE